GGTGACCCACTTCAACTATGTGGGCAAGCCGCTCGCCTACCTGCTCACCGCGCCCGAGAGGCCCGACGACGCCAACAACCCGCTGCGGGTCGTGCTCGGCAACGAAGGGGCGATCGACGACGTCGAACGCTTCGCACGGCGCTTCGGCTGCACCGTGATCGATGGCTATGGCTCGACCGAAGGCGGGATCTCGATCTCGCGCCGCCCCGGGATGCCGCGCGGCTGCCTGGGCCTGCCCAACCAGGACGGCGTCGCGGTCTTCGACCCGGCCACCGGCGCCGAATGCCCACGCGCGCGCTTCGGCCCCGAGGGTCAGCTGCTCAACCCCAACGAGGCCATCGGCGAACTCGTCAACACCCGTGGCGCAGCAGGCTTCGAGGGCTACTGGAACAACCCGGACGCCAGCCACAAGCGGGTGCGCAACGGCATCTTCTGGAGCGGTGACCTCGCCTACCGTGACGAGCAGGGCTACTTCTGGTTCGCCGGGCGCGACGACGACTGGTTGCGCGTGGACGGCGAGAACATCGCCTCGGCACAGATCGAGGAAGTCCTCATCCGCCACCCCGACGTGGTGCTTGCAGGCATCTATGCGGTGCCGGATCCCGCCGTCGGCGACCGCGTGATGGCCGCAATCGAGCTGCGCGAAGAGGCTGTTTTCGACCCCGCCGCATTCGAGGACTTCCTCGCCCGACAGCCCGACTTCGGGACCAAGTGGATGCCGAGCTTCATCCGCGTCTCGCCGAGCATGCCGATGACCGCCACCTCCAAGGTCCTGCGCCGGCAGCTGCGTATGGAGCGCTGGCACACGGCAGACCCGGTGTGGTGGAAGCCCGCGCACGACCAGGCCTACCGCCCGCTCGACGCCGAAGCCATCGCCGCCTACGAGGCCGGCTTCACGCCCGGCGCATTGCAGCGACTGTGAACACTCAACCGGCGGCGGCGCAACGGCGGCCGGCCGCCAACACGGGAGACACCCCATGAACGGAGGCAGCATCGGGCCGCTACTGGCGGCCGACGAGGGCTTCACGCATCAGATCGTCGACACCTTCGCCAGCGTCGCCCACACCGACCCCGCCTGGACAGAGAAGGTGTGCGGCATGGCGGCTGCACGCGACGGCTCGCTGCAGGTGGGCTTCGGCTTCGGCAAGTATGTGAACCGCAACG
This genomic window from Thauera humireducens contains:
- a CDS encoding long-chain-fatty-acid--CoA ligase, whose protein sequence is MNTIAEFVRARANDDNIGLLYGDERWSYREFVALCAQRAAWLLSNRREGPFHVGILLDNVPEFPFWIGACALAGATMVGINATRRGADLARDINHTDCQLLITQDAWLPALAGLALDCGIERILNVDSTAGRAALAAHTGAALPTVQVRPEDIFMLIFTSGSSGAPKACICSHDRIATLTRTVAQHCGHGPDTVSYVTMPWFHAAAINTGWLPALSAGSATVIRKFSVSAFLPDVRRYGVTHFNYVGKPLAYLLTAPERPDDANNPLRVVLGNEGAIDDVERFARRFGCTVIDGYGSTEGGISISRRPGMPRGCLGLPNQDGVAVFDPATGAECPRARFGPEGQLLNPNEAIGELVNTRGAAGFEGYWNNPDASHKRVRNGIFWSGDLAYRDEQGYFWFAGRDDDWLRVDGENIASAQIEEVLIRHPDVVLAGIYAVPDPAVGDRVMAAIELREEAVFDPAAFEDFLARQPDFGTKWMPSFIRVSPSMPMTATSKVLRRQLRMERWHTADPVWWKPAHDQAYRPLDAEAIAAYEAGFTPGALQRL